Within the Populus trichocarpa isolate Nisqually-1 chromosome 14, P.trichocarpa_v4.1, whole genome shotgun sequence genome, the region CCACCACTCCCCCCATTTTATCACCATCACTATCTCTATGATGACTCATTTTTTcaggaaaaataatattttctacaaacaaacacaaccttagTCGGAAAGTTCTCTCAAGTAATTGCagaactaaaacaaatatgcaaAATAGAATTTCAAACAGATTTCATTGAGACATACCCTACAACTTAACAACAAAACATAAACTTGATCTTCTAACTTACAGAAAAGTTCTCCCATATCTGTGGAATCCTGGCAAAGAGAAAAATCGCATGTTGGGACGCCTGTAACAGATTGTTTCCACATTAGATTGCTTCATATAtgcaataaaagaaagaaatggaaagaaaaagacaaGAGTAAAATTTCCTTAACACGAAGAGTGAATATGTGTCTACATTTCGAGTCTGGGCGACACAACTATTAACCTTGTGTATGgattatccttttatttttataatatcaaaagaagaagaaaaaagatgaatggCAACAATTCCCGATGAAGAGGTTAAAATGCAGAGTATACATTAAAGGGCCACTTACATAGAGAGCTTCAAAAAGAAACGGCTCAATTTGACCGGCTAAAACAGTTGGTGCTAGAGCACAATAACTGAAACAGTGTAATAAGGAAAAACGTTGACTGCGTTTTAAATTTTCACagtttgaaaatatcaaaactagGAGATAGTAGGATACAGCAATGCCCTGATCCATGTAGTCGTTCGCACAGGTTGTGAGAAGTAGTAGATAATAGCAACTAAAATTATAGCTGCAAGATACAAGCAAAAGAGGAAGAAAGTTAGATCTTTCAACATACAACTTCAGTTTTAATGAACGGAACATGAAGTACAAGGATAATCAGAACATAAAAAGAACTAATCAGAGGAAAACCTAGAGCCTAATTAACCATTATCGATGTAGAAAAACTAATGCTTCAGTCTCAGCTACATTGAACAAATAAATGTGTACTCAACAAGATACATTCATTAAAGGTGTAATGAATAAAGTCTGACTTCATTGCCACATCAGAGTTAACATGGTAAACAATGTTAATCAGAGTATCTACAACTAACCCACGAATTCTACATAGATAGACAATAGAATTCAGATTCATGGAATAATTTGTAGCGATTAGTTTCTCATCCATCAAATGTTAAAACTATACCAAATCATTATTTGACAACGATCCAGTTTGAAATCATTAACACAAACAATTGATCAGCCTAACACCAAAATAACAGATAATGTCCCCCAAAACCAAGAGACGCTCATGACAATAGTAAAGTTAGACCTACACAATCATGATCATCAACTTCGAGAAAATTCATGATAAATTTCAAAGTAATTCATCCCTCTAAATTCAATGCAGCAACATTTTCACCTGGCAGCCTATAAGGAGAAGTCAGAATAAAGAGAAAAGAGTGTAGCACGCACCTTGGATCAAAAGAAAAGCCAATTCTCCATAAGCAGAAAAAGGAAGGCCTTTGTGAAGACAGTAAGCTAGGGCTATGGTATAACCAACCACTTCAAGCTCAAACCCTACAACACTAAGCCCTCTCACGCttttattcttcaaaattttCAGTATCTggaatttcaataaataattaaataaataaattatatccgAATActattataacaaaaacaaatgatttaGAGTGAAGAAAACCACCTACCTGGGGGACTTTGACGGTGGTGGAGGCGGCAACGATGGCGTAACCGAGAAGCTTGGAGATTAGTGGAAGCAAACAGTCTTTATCGGGGAATTTACCGTCGCGGAGAGATCCGGTTGCGCAGCCGAAATCCATCCCTAaaaccttcattttcttctcttttcggTGTGCTATGGGATTGTGGATCTGAACAGAGCTATGCTGCTCGTCTACCTGAAGTTTagaacattttatatataatctggTGCGTAgacttttatatgttttttatttgagtgtCGTTACCTTTATTATTTGCAATTTAAggtgttaatttctaaattcttttaattaagtatgcttgaacattttaaattatttatgattgagtgtttgtatttttatttttttatttgaatgtatattttttatttttctaatttataatatgtgttctcaaaattaatcaattgagtgcttttaattttaaaagctaGCAAAAATCTACATTGTATATTACGAAGAACATGTTTGATCAAgttatataaaactaaaaataatttatttaaattaaaaaaagaaaaacaaaaggcgaCTTGCATGAGAAATAAATTTGTGTGGACAATAgttgatttatatatttatttggcgAGTCCATacattttattgataaattgagatgtatataaaatcatataaaaagacatattttttgtataatgaatttatatttagaatcatgaagttgtaaaaataattaattttttcatctttaa harbors:
- the LOC18104845 gene encoding mannose-P-dolichol utilization defect 1 protein homolog 2, yielding MKVLGMDFGCATGSLRDGKFPDKDCLLPLISKLLGYAIVAASTTVKVPQILKILKNKSVRGLSVVGFELEVVGYTIALAYCLHKGLPFSAYGELAFLLIQAIILVAIIYYFSQPVRTTTWIRALLYCALAPTVLAGQIEPFLFEALYASQHAIFLFARIPQIWENFSNKSTGELSFLTCFMNFGGGLVRVFTSMQEKAPTSVVLGSLLGMITNGTILSQIIFYRKPETKKEKKIN